A part of Terriglobales bacterium genomic DNA contains:
- a CDS encoding 2-oxoacid:ferredoxin oxidoreductase subunit beta has product MASTPTSQPVAGAGPKTNRIGLTTIEYKGGKTTLCAGCGHNAISERIIDAMFEMGVKPERVAKLSGIGCSSKSPAYFMSRSHSFNAVHGRMPSVATGAILANHNLLAIGVSGDGDTASIGIGQFIHLMRRNLPIIYIIEDNGVYGLTKGQFSATADLGSKLKTGVINDLPPIDTCALAIQLGATFVGRSFSGDKKQLLNMLKAAIAHNGTVMLDVISPCVTFNDHEGSTKSYKFTKDHDEPLHDITFVPAFEEIDVDYQAGEAIDVTMHDGSRLKLHKLEEEYDPTDKVRALTRLAEAHEKGEILTGVFYVNPKAPSFVELLNMIDEPLATLPESLTRPPKRVLDECMEALR; this is encoded by the coding sequence ATGGCTAGCACGCCAACGTCGCAACCCGTGGCTGGAGCAGGGCCGAAGACCAATCGCATCGGCTTGACTACGATTGAGTATAAGGGCGGCAAAACGACGCTATGCGCCGGCTGCGGCCACAATGCGATCTCCGAGCGCATTATCGATGCCATGTTCGAGATGGGTGTGAAGCCGGAGCGTGTGGCTAAGCTGTCGGGAATCGGTTGCTCCTCGAAGAGTCCCGCATATTTTATGAGCCGATCACACAGCTTTAATGCGGTGCATGGTCGAATGCCATCAGTAGCCACAGGTGCGATTCTGGCGAATCACAACCTGCTGGCGATTGGAGTTAGCGGTGATGGTGACACGGCTTCGATCGGGATTGGGCAGTTTATTCACCTGATGAGGCGGAATCTGCCGATCATCTACATCATCGAGGACAACGGGGTCTATGGTCTGACGAAGGGTCAGTTTTCAGCAACGGCCGATCTGGGATCGAAGCTGAAAACCGGTGTCATCAATGATCTTCCACCGATCGACACTTGTGCGCTTGCGATTCAGCTGGGTGCGACCTTTGTGGGCCGTTCGTTTTCGGGCGACAAGAAGCAGCTGCTCAACATGCTGAAGGCGGCTATCGCACACAATGGCACGGTGATGCTGGACGTGATCTCACCCTGCGTGACTTTCAACGATCACGAAGGTTCCACTAAATCGTACAAATTCACCAAGGATCACGACGAGCCGCTGCATGACATCACCTTTGTTCCTGCGTTTGAGGAGATCGATGTCGATTACCAGGCAGGTGAGGCGATTGATGTCACCATGCACGACGGATCGCGGCTGAAGTTGCACAAGTTGGAAGAGGAGTACGACCCGACAGACAAGGTGAGGGCGCTTACTCGCCTGGCAGAGGCGCATGAGAAGGGTGAGATCCTGACGGGAGTTTTCTACGTAAATCCTAAAGCACCGAGCTTTGTCGAATTGCTGAACATGATCGACGAACCGCTCGCGACCTTGCCGGAATCGCTGACGCGGCCTCCAAAACGCGTTCTGGACGAGTGCATGGAGGCGCTAAGGTAA
- a CDS encoding 2-oxoacid:acceptor oxidoreductase subunit alpha: MATSDVAVQEVGSQIGRRRVINDFSLQVATVNGSGSQSANTVLLRTIFQMGVPVSGKNLFPSNIAGLPTWYTIRANKDGYIARKKEIDFLLAMNPDTAREDTLSLAAGAAVLYDEPLNLKTLRNDVTFYSVPFDKLVAPVCPEPKLRKLVKNMIYTGVVAHLLGLDMAEMETAIRRQFGRKQKAADLNVNASKAGYDYAVASLEKIDPFWIERMDENKGKIIIDGNSAAALGAMFGGVTVVAWYPITPSSSLAEALIDYMRKYRMGPDGKPTFAIVQAEDELAAIGMVLGAGWAGARAMTSTAGPGISLMAEFTGLGYYVEVPTVIWDIQRVGPSTGLPTRTSQGDLLSTAFLSHGDTRHILLFPASPEECFSMAGDAFELAEQFQTPVFVMSDLDLGMNNWMSQPFEYPTKPIHRGKVLSKDDLNRLGGFARYKDVDGDGIPYRTLPGTDHPAGAWFARGSGHNESSQYSERPDDYTHNMDRLRHKFEMARKFVPAPEVTGSGAPVGVLAYGTSHWAVTESRDQLRKEYKMETDYLRVKAFPFRQEVHKFVAGHERVYVVDQNRDGQMRDLLKLDVDPAQVVKLRSVLHYNGLPIDARSITDDIVSQEGK; the protein is encoded by the coding sequence ATGGCTACCAGTGATGTAGCGGTCCAGGAGGTAGGCAGCCAAATTGGACGCAGGCGGGTAATCAATGACTTCAGCCTGCAGGTTGCCACGGTTAATGGATCGGGATCGCAAAGCGCTAATACCGTTCTTCTCCGCACGATTTTTCAGATGGGGGTACCAGTCTCGGGCAAGAATCTGTTTCCTTCCAACATTGCCGGTCTGCCCACCTGGTACACCATCCGCGCCAACAAAGATGGCTATATTGCGCGCAAGAAGGAAATCGATTTCCTGCTGGCGATGAACCCGGACACGGCGCGTGAGGATACGCTCTCGCTGGCGGCGGGAGCTGCGGTGCTGTATGACGAGCCGCTGAATCTGAAGACTCTGCGCAACGATGTCACCTTCTATTCTGTTCCCTTTGACAAGCTGGTGGCGCCGGTGTGCCCCGAGCCCAAGCTGCGCAAACTGGTCAAGAACATGATTTACACCGGCGTGGTTGCGCATCTGCTAGGACTGGACATGGCCGAAATGGAGACCGCGATACGACGGCAGTTCGGCAGGAAACAAAAGGCCGCCGATCTGAACGTAAACGCCTCCAAGGCAGGGTATGACTACGCGGTCGCAAGTTTGGAAAAGATCGATCCTTTCTGGATCGAACGCATGGATGAGAATAAAGGCAAGATCATCATCGATGGCAACTCGGCGGCGGCGTTAGGAGCCATGTTTGGCGGCGTGACGGTGGTGGCGTGGTACCCGATTACCCCTTCCTCGTCGTTGGCCGAAGCGCTGATCGACTATATGAGGAAATACCGCATGGGTCCCGACGGCAAGCCAACATTTGCGATTGTGCAGGCGGAAGACGAACTGGCTGCCATTGGAATGGTGCTGGGCGCCGGTTGGGCAGGGGCGCGAGCGATGACCAGTACTGCCGGTCCTGGAATCTCGCTGATGGCGGAGTTTACCGGTCTTGGGTACTACGTCGAGGTCCCGACGGTGATATGGGATATCCAGCGGGTGGGGCCGTCGACGGGGTTACCGACGCGCACATCGCAGGGCGACCTGTTGTCGACAGCATTTCTTTCACATGGCGATACCCGGCACATCCTGTTGTTTCCCGCTTCTCCGGAAGAGTGCTTCAGCATGGCTGGAGATGCCTTCGAACTGGCCGAACAGTTCCAGACGCCGGTATTCGTGATGTCCGATTTGGACCTGGGAATGAACAACTGGATGTCGCAACCATTTGAGTATCCGACAAAGCCAATTCATCGTGGCAAGGTGCTCAGTAAGGATGACCTGAATCGCCTCGGCGGTTTTGCACGGTACAAGGACGTGGACGGGGATGGAATCCCATACCGCACGTTACCCGGAACCGACCACCCGGCGGGGGCCTGGTTTGCTCGCGGCAGCGGCCACAACGAGAGCAGCCAGTACAGCGAGCGCCCGGATGACTATACGCACAACATGGACCGCCTGCGCCACAAGTTCGAAATGGCGAGAAAGTTCGTTCCTGCGCCGGAGGTCACGGGCAGTGGCGCGCCGGTGGGTGTTTTGGCTTACGGCACGTCACACTGGGCAGTGACAGAGAGCCGTGACCAGTTGCGTAAGGAATACAAGATGGAGACCGACTACCTTCGCGTGAAAGCGTTTCCGTTCAGGCAGGAGGTGCACAAGTTCGTCGCTGGGCACGAGAGGGTCTACGTGGTGGATCAGAATCGCGACGGACAAATGCGTGATCTGCTGAAGCTCGATGTCGACCCCGCACAGGTAGTAAAACTGCGCAGCGTGTTGCACTACAACGGGCTGCCCATCGACGCGCGCAGCATTACGGATGACATTGTCTCGCAGGAGGGAAAGTAG
- a CDS encoding acetyl-CoA carboxylase carboxyltransferase subunit alpha codes for MQDILGTELEQLRGEARSGKFNFMESATKAQQELEKIERQIGQLETLARDNEDAQRQLKSLQEQVEALRKQISAKSDAWIRTELARHPQRPYFLDYVERIFADWSEIHGDRSFADDPAILCGMADFHGRPVCVIGMQKGRDTKQKVYRNFGMPSPEGYRKALRVMKLAEKFGRPVITLVDVPGANPGLGAEERGQAEAIARNLREMARLEVPIITAITGEGGSGGALAIAVADRVLMMENAIYSVISPEGCASIMWRDASKRELAAEALRITATDLIELGCIDEIISEPEGGAQVDYDAAAALLDVSLQKHLSELEKKSPADLVISRYDKFRGMARFFEQV; via the coding sequence ATGCAGGACATCCTGGGAACGGAACTGGAGCAACTGCGAGGGGAAGCTAGAAGCGGAAAATTCAATTTCATGGAATCGGCGACCAAAGCGCAGCAGGAACTGGAGAAGATCGAACGTCAGATCGGTCAACTGGAGACGCTGGCGCGCGACAATGAGGATGCCCAGCGGCAACTGAAGTCCCTGCAGGAGCAAGTAGAGGCGCTGCGCAAGCAGATATCCGCGAAATCGGATGCCTGGATTCGCACCGAATTGGCGCGCCATCCACAGCGCCCATATTTCCTGGATTACGTGGAGCGCATTTTTGCGGATTGGAGCGAAATTCATGGCGACCGGTCATTTGCCGACGATCCTGCCATTTTGTGCGGCATGGCCGATTTTCATGGGCGGCCAGTGTGTGTGATCGGCATGCAAAAGGGCCGCGACACCAAACAGAAGGTGTACCGGAATTTCGGGATGCCCAGCCCCGAGGGCTATCGCAAGGCGTTGCGGGTGATGAAACTGGCGGAGAAGTTCGGACGTCCCGTCATCACGCTCGTGGATGTACCCGGCGCGAACCCTGGGCTGGGGGCGGAAGAGCGCGGCCAGGCAGAAGCCATTGCCCGCAATCTGCGCGAGATGGCAAGACTGGAAGTACCCATTATCACCGCGATTACCGGAGAAGGCGGCAGCGGAGGAGCGCTCGCCATCGCGGTAGCCGATCGCGTGCTGATGATGGAGAATGCGATTTACTCGGTGATTTCACCCGAAGGCTGCGCCTCGATCATGTGGCGCGACGCCAGCAAGCGAGAGCTGGCGGCGGAAGCGCTGAGAATCACAGCTACCGACCTCATCGAGCTGGGATGCATCGACGAGATCATTTCGGAGCCGGAGGGTGGAGCCCAGGTGGATTACGACGCTGCCGCCGCCTTGCTCGATGTCTCACTGCAGAAGCACCTCTCCGAGCTGGAGAAAAAAAGTCCCGCCGACCTGGTTATATCGCGGTACGATAAGTTTCGGGGTATGGCCAGGTTTTTCGAGCAGGTCTGA
- a CDS encoding 2Fe-2S iron-sulfur cluster-binding protein, whose protein sequence is MSSPGPLFRPYSKLIRIEIQGKAYKVPEGNMLLRCLQFLAPEDVALGRFCWNEDCQYCRVVYDLGEGTQQRSAISCKLMVQEGMRVLEVADEIKYCLRKVNEAGSH, encoded by the coding sequence ATGAGTTCCCCTGGGCCACTCTTCCGACCTTACAGCAAGCTGATCAGAATCGAGATTCAAGGCAAAGCCTACAAGGTGCCCGAGGGGAACATGCTGCTGCGTTGCCTGCAATTCCTTGCTCCGGAGGATGTGGCGCTGGGGCGGTTCTGCTGGAATGAGGATTGCCAGTATTGCCGCGTCGTTTACGACCTGGGCGAGGGAACGCAGCAGCGATCGGCAATTTCGTGCAAATTGATGGTGCAAGAAGGAATGCGGGTGCTGGAGGTAGCGGATGAGATCAAGTATTGCCTGAGGAAGGTGAATGAAGCAGGCAGCCATTAG
- the lpxD gene encoding UDP-3-O-(3-hydroxymyristoyl)glucosamine N-acyltransferase, producing the protein MKLSEIASSLAAHLDGADVDITGVAGIEEAGPGQITFIANPRYAAAAKSTRASAIIVAEDFPATSVATLRTNNPYLAFARTIEFFYHSPRYATGIHSTAVIHDSARIGRHASIGPFVFVDEDVVIGDNCVLLPHVVIYRGARIGDNFFAHAHAAIREYCHLGNNVILQNGAVVGADGFGFAKDDAGRWHKIVQSGPAIIGDDVEVQANACVDRASIGATRIARGTKIDNLVQVGHGCRVGEDTLLCAQVGLAGSTEVGNHVILAGQVGVAGHCKIGDGAVATAQSGIPNDVAARTTVSGYPAIENRQWLRSVAIFNKLPELAKAIRELGGEATRPERVTRSREIDPKS; encoded by the coding sequence ATGAAACTCTCAGAAATTGCCTCCTCATTGGCAGCTCATCTCGACGGTGCTGACGTCGATATCACCGGCGTCGCTGGCATTGAAGAAGCCGGCCCTGGGCAGATCACTTTCATTGCCAACCCGCGCTATGCCGCCGCCGCCAAGTCCACCCGGGCTTCCGCAATCATAGTGGCCGAAGATTTTCCAGCGACCTCCGTCGCCACTCTTCGCACCAATAATCCTTATCTTGCCTTCGCTCGCACCATCGAGTTCTTCTACCATTCACCCCGTTATGCGACCGGCATTCACTCCACCGCTGTCATTCATGACTCCGCCAGAATTGGCAGGCACGCCTCCATCGGGCCCTTCGTTTTTGTCGATGAAGATGTGGTTATCGGAGACAATTGCGTCCTTCTCCCGCACGTGGTGATTTACCGTGGCGCTCGCATCGGCGACAACTTTTTCGCTCACGCCCACGCCGCAATCCGCGAGTACTGCCATCTCGGCAATAACGTCATCCTGCAAAACGGCGCGGTGGTTGGGGCCGACGGCTTTGGCTTCGCCAAGGACGACGCTGGCCGTTGGCACAAAATCGTGCAATCCGGTCCCGCAATCATTGGCGATGACGTGGAGGTCCAGGCGAACGCCTGCGTTGACCGCGCCAGCATCGGTGCGACCCGCATCGCCCGTGGCACGAAGATCGATAACCTCGTCCAGGTCGGCCACGGCTGCCGCGTCGGCGAGGACACTCTTCTATGCGCTCAAGTCGGGCTTGCAGGGTCTACCGAGGTCGGAAATCATGTAATTCTGGCTGGGCAGGTCGGCGTGGCAGGCCACTGCAAGATCGGTGATGGCGCTGTCGCTACCGCACAGAGCGGCATCCCAAACGATGTCGCCGCCCGCACAACCGTCAGTGGTTATCCTGCGATCGAAAATCGACAATGGCTACGTAGTGTGGCCATTTTCAATAAGTTACCAGAACTTGCGAAGGCAATACGTGAGCTAGGCGGCGAAGCCACACGCCCCGAGCGAGTCACCCGCTCGCGTGAGATCGACCCGAAATCATAG
- the dnaE gene encoding DNA polymerase III subunit alpha, with amino-acid sequence MSQFVHLHVHTDYSMLDGACEVEQLVQRVKELGMPAVAMTDHGNIFGAVNFFNAAKAEGIKPILGCELYICKKEDHCTRRTPPEGDTYNHLVVLAADEDGYRNLVKITSEASLNGFYYKPRVSKRFLAEHTKGLIGLSACLKGEVAEGLLEGKYDAAKGAAGEFAEIFGAGNFYIEVQNQGLEQERKILPSQFKLATELNLPVIATNDSHYLCQDDAHAQDVMVCIQTGKSVREESRIKFQTDQFYIKSYEEMARAFSESPEVLARTLEIAERCHVKLSKVTNPFPRFDVAEGFDTDSYFEHVTRLGFVRRLEMLRSLEAQGKLRKPLSDYEQRLNREIEIIKQMKFSGYFLIVWDFIRYAKEQGIPVGPGRGSAAGSLVAYSLAITDIDPLQNELLFERFLNPERVSMPDIDIDFCMHRRGEVIKYVTEKYGRENVAQIITFGTMAAKAAIKDVGRVLDMPYAEVDRIAKMVPTTLNITLEQALKDSHQLAQAYANEAQVRQIIDTAKRLEGLVRNAGVHAAGVVIAPQPLTELVPLYLTKNEEIVTAYDMKAIEKLGLLKMDFLGLTTLTILDETLKLIRQTRGEELDLNQLGWDDQQTYERVFHTGLTSGVFQFESHGMRDVLRRYQPNSLEDLTALNALYRPGPIQGGMIDDFIDRKHGRKKIEYELSELEGILRETLGVIVYQEQVMQIANRLAGYSLGEADLLRRAMGKKKPEEMAAQRKRFVDGATERGYPARKVERIFDLMEQFAGYGFNKSHSAAYAVLAYHTAYLKTHYPVEFMAALLTSVTGSTDDVVKYINECREMGIAVEPPDINVSDANFTPHGNAIRFGLAAVKNVGHNAIESILAARQQMGKLTSLFAFCEKVDLRLLNKRVLESVIKSGAMDGLGKRAALMAALDRAIERGQKAQRDVESGQHGLFGVFDDACEAVANGNDKLPDVPDWDEHTRLANEKEILGFFITGHPLEKYQGKLKDFRALTTEDIFAMKSSMNKDETAFVGGVITGHRILKSKRGELYAQGTLEDMGGSVEFLLFSDNFKRLADRLKLEVPVLLKASVKVEEGANPKLMVSDLIPLEEAQPTLPRKLRLKIALERATEGTVDQLHTIVSEHQGEAKVLFDLERENDFMVVMDAEGYNVSPDHAFLSRVEQVLGKGCIRVVD; translated from the coding sequence ATGTCACAATTCGTCCATCTGCATGTCCACACCGATTACTCCATGCTGGACGGCGCGTGTGAAGTAGAGCAGCTTGTCCAGCGAGTAAAAGAGCTGGGGATGCCGGCGGTCGCCATGACCGATCACGGCAACATCTTCGGCGCCGTCAATTTCTTCAACGCAGCTAAAGCGGAAGGCATCAAGCCCATCCTTGGCTGCGAGCTTTACATCTGCAAAAAGGAAGATCACTGCACCCGGCGCACCCCGCCGGAGGGCGATACCTACAATCATCTGGTGGTGCTGGCTGCGGATGAGGATGGCTACCGGAATCTGGTCAAGATCACCTCCGAAGCATCGCTGAACGGGTTCTACTACAAGCCCCGGGTCAGCAAACGATTTCTTGCGGAGCACACCAAGGGGCTGATCGGGCTTTCGGCCTGTCTGAAAGGCGAAGTTGCAGAGGGGTTGCTGGAAGGCAAGTATGACGCAGCCAAGGGCGCTGCGGGCGAGTTCGCGGAGATCTTCGGTGCGGGAAACTTCTACATCGAAGTGCAGAACCAAGGGTTGGAGCAGGAACGCAAGATTCTTCCGTCGCAATTCAAGTTGGCCACAGAGCTGAACCTGCCTGTCATTGCGACCAACGACAGCCACTATCTCTGTCAGGACGATGCGCACGCGCAGGACGTGATGGTGTGCATCCAGACCGGAAAATCGGTACGCGAAGAGAGCCGCATCAAGTTCCAGACCGATCAGTTTTATATCAAGAGCTATGAGGAGATGGCGCGGGCATTTTCAGAGTCGCCGGAAGTGCTGGCGCGGACGCTGGAAATCGCTGAGCGCTGCCACGTCAAACTGAGCAAGGTCACCAACCCATTTCCGCGCTTCGACGTGGCGGAGGGTTTCGATACCGACAGCTACTTCGAACACGTAACCCGCCTTGGCTTTGTTCGCCGGCTCGAGATGCTCCGCAGCCTAGAAGCCCAAGGCAAGTTGCGAAAACCGCTGAGTGACTATGAGCAGCGGCTCAATCGGGAAATCGAGATCATCAAGCAGATGAAGTTTTCGGGATATTTCCTGATTGTCTGGGACTTCATCCGATATGCCAAAGAGCAGGGAATACCTGTAGGGCCGGGCCGCGGTTCGGCAGCAGGTTCACTGGTGGCCTATTCGCTCGCGATTACCGATATCGATCCGTTGCAAAACGAGCTGCTGTTCGAGCGCTTTTTGAACCCTGAGCGGGTTTCCATGCCCGACATCGACATTGATTTCTGCATGCATCGTCGTGGCGAGGTGATCAAGTACGTTACCGAAAAGTACGGGCGCGAGAATGTCGCACAGATCATTACCTTTGGAACGATGGCGGCGAAAGCGGCAATCAAAGATGTCGGGCGCGTGCTGGACATGCCGTACGCCGAGGTTGACCGCATTGCCAAGATGGTGCCGACAACGCTGAACATCACGCTCGAGCAGGCGCTGAAGGACTCGCACCAACTGGCCCAGGCATATGCCAATGAAGCTCAGGTCCGGCAGATCATCGACACGGCAAAGCGCCTGGAGGGACTGGTCAGAAACGCTGGAGTGCACGCGGCGGGAGTGGTAATCGCTCCACAGCCCTTAACCGAACTGGTGCCACTCTATCTGACTAAGAATGAAGAAATCGTCACCGCCTATGACATGAAGGCCATCGAGAAGCTGGGCCTTCTTAAGATGGACTTCCTGGGGCTGACGACGCTCACCATTCTGGACGAGACGCTCAAGTTAATTCGGCAGACACGAGGCGAAGAGTTGGATTTAAACCAGCTGGGCTGGGATGACCAGCAAACTTATGAGCGTGTCTTCCACACCGGGCTCACGTCAGGGGTGTTCCAGTTTGAGTCGCACGGCATGCGCGATGTTCTGCGGCGTTATCAGCCGAACAGTCTGGAAGATCTGACGGCTCTCAACGCGCTGTACCGGCCGGGACCGATTCAGGGCGGAATGATCGACGATTTCATCGACCGCAAGCACGGGCGGAAAAAGATCGAGTACGAGCTCTCGGAGCTCGAGGGAATCCTGCGCGAGACGCTGGGCGTGATCGTGTATCAGGAGCAGGTGATGCAGATCGCGAATCGGTTGGCCGGATATTCTCTGGGCGAGGCGGACTTGCTGCGCCGCGCCATGGGCAAGAAGAAGCCGGAGGAGATGGCGGCGCAGCGCAAACGCTTCGTCGATGGGGCCACCGAGCGTGGCTACCCGGCGCGCAAGGTTGAAAGGATTTTCGATCTCATGGAACAGTTCGCTGGATATGGCTTCAACAAGTCTCATTCCGCAGCGTACGCCGTACTGGCGTATCACACGGCATATCTGAAGACGCACTACCCGGTGGAGTTCATGGCGGCGCTGCTGACATCGGTTACGGGAAGTACTGATGATGTGGTGAAGTACATCAATGAATGCCGCGAGATGGGAATAGCTGTGGAGCCGCCGGATATCAATGTCAGTGATGCCAATTTCACGCCGCACGGGAATGCCATTCGATTTGGCTTGGCGGCGGTAAAGAATGTAGGCCACAACGCGATTGAATCGATCCTGGCGGCGCGCCAGCAGATGGGGAAGCTCACGTCACTTTTTGCGTTTTGCGAGAAGGTGGACTTGCGGCTCCTGAACAAGCGCGTGCTGGAGTCAGTGATCAAGAGCGGCGCAATGGATGGCCTGGGGAAACGTGCAGCCCTCATGGCGGCGTTAGATAGAGCCATTGAGCGCGGGCAGAAGGCGCAGCGCGATGTGGAGTCGGGTCAGCACGGGCTGTTTGGCGTGTTTGATGACGCTTGCGAAGCGGTCGCCAACGGCAATGACAAGTTGCCTGACGTCCCCGACTGGGACGAGCACACGCGTCTGGCCAACGAGAAAGAGATTCTCGGATTTTTTATTACCGGCCATCCGCTCGAGAAGTACCAGGGGAAGCTGAAGGATTTCCGCGCTTTGACTACGGAAGATATCTTTGCCATGAAATCCTCGATGAACAAAGACGAGACGGCTTTCGTGGGAGGCGTTATCACCGGGCATCGCATTCTGAAATCCAAACGCGGCGAACTTTACGCCCAGGGGACCTTGGAGGACATGGGAGGGTCGGTGGAGTTCCTGCTCTTTTCCGACAATTTCAAGCGGCTTGCCGATCGCCTGAAGCTGGAAGTGCCGGTTCTCCTTAAGGCGTCGGTGAAAGTGGAGGAGGGCGCCAATCCCAAGCTGATGGTCAGCGACCTGATTCCCCTGGAGGAAGCGCAGCCCACCCTGCCGCGGAAACTCCGGCTGAAGATTGCTTTGGAGAGGGCGACGGAAGGCACTGTCGATCAGTTGCACACGATCGTGAGCGAGCATCAGGGAGAGGCAAAAGTGCTTTTCGATTTGGAGCGGGAGAACGACTTCATGGTGGTGATGGATGCGGAAGGCTATAATGTTTCGCCGGACCACGCGTTCCTGAGCCGCGTGGAGCAGGTTCTGGGGAAGGGCTGCATCCGGGTTGTGGATTAG
- a CDS encoding CCA tRNA nucleotidyltransferase, with protein sequence MENPVVAGRENRPGGRLQTDSADCKQEGMADYIYTMETRLTPDQMKAVNLVQDVARAVGVNLYVTGGTIRDTLTGFPIRDLDFTIQGNPLRLQKELERHGVTVIGADDDVKSLTVLFPGNLRGEIGMAHTATYEKPGKPPLITPASIGEDLRRRDFTVNAMALSLNPGSHGLFLDPANGSADIETKVIRILHNYAFLEDPVRLIRATRLAARFHWNLEERTQARYDSAKENNYIENIRSADIGSEIERLAYEDDPLHVLRALEKEGWLHILHPHWAVAKVDATGLAQLLKTKQQLADIGVQGDPAAAVLYFITRRLGEKDVADIRKLIPNKHLVQTWRELEDDAKELTKKLSGKDAATPSRAWKVLSEAHPETLMFLAATVKQQAVDQKIKNFFGKWRQLKDKLPFPEMAELHITPSLTEYPKIAEEAFRLMLDGRLRSHSEIMKFLKPFAPPPPAPPPAPPKRGRAAKAAEAAAAAKPAAPVGAKAAATVPKVAASAEKAAVKAPAKAVEAKGEKPPAKAETKVQGKKSVAKKKPGAHPAKKAAKKAGKRK encoded by the coding sequence GTGGAAAACCCTGTTGTGGCCGGCCGCGAAAATCGCCCCGGAGGACGGCTGCAGACTGACAGTGCGGATTGCAAGCAGGAGGGCATGGCAGACTACATCTACACCATGGAAACCCGGCTCACGCCTGACCAGATGAAGGCTGTCAATCTGGTTCAAGATGTGGCACGCGCTGTGGGCGTGAATCTGTATGTCACCGGGGGAACCATCCGCGACACGCTCACCGGATTTCCCATTCGCGATCTGGATTTCACGATTCAGGGAAACCCGCTGCGGCTGCAGAAGGAACTGGAACGGCACGGCGTCACCGTGATTGGCGCAGACGACGATGTGAAATCGCTAACTGTGCTGTTTCCGGGTAACCTGCGTGGCGAAATTGGAATGGCGCACACGGCGACCTACGAGAAACCGGGAAAGCCACCGCTGATCACGCCCGCATCGATCGGGGAAGACCTGCGACGGCGCGACTTCACGGTGAATGCCATGGCGTTGTCTCTGAATCCGGGATCGCACGGGCTTTTTCTGGATCCAGCGAATGGCTCGGCGGACATCGAGACCAAGGTGATCCGTATCCTGCACAATTACGCTTTTCTGGAAGATCCCGTACGGCTGATCCGCGCTACCCGTTTGGCGGCACGCTTCCACTGGAACCTAGAAGAACGCACTCAGGCGCGCTACGATTCCGCCAAGGAAAACAATTACATCGAGAATATCCGCAGTGCGGACATTGGAAGCGAGATTGAGAGGCTGGCGTACGAGGACGATCCGTTGCACGTCTTGCGAGCCTTGGAGAAGGAAGGCTGGCTGCATATCCTGCATCCGCACTGGGCAGTAGCCAAAGTGGACGCCACTGGCCTGGCTCAACTGCTTAAGACCAAGCAGCAGCTTGCCGACATCGGGGTGCAAGGTGATCCGGCGGCCGCGGTCTTGTATTTCATCACCCGACGGCTGGGAGAAAAAGATGTCGCGGATATCCGCAAGCTGATTCCCAACAAACACCTGGTTCAGACCTGGCGCGAGTTGGAGGACGATGCCAAAGAGTTGACTAAGAAGCTCTCCGGTAAGGATGCGGCTACACCATCGCGAGCATGGAAAGTGCTAAGTGAAGCGCATCCGGAGACGCTGATGTTTCTGGCGGCCACCGTCAAACAGCAGGCAGTGGACCAGAAGATCAAGAATTTCTTTGGCAAGTGGCGACAGTTGAAAGACAAGCTGCCATTTCCGGAGATGGCGGAGCTACACATCACGCCCTCGTTGACCGAGTACCCCAAGATCGCTGAGGAAGCTTTCCGTCTGATGCTCGATGGAAGGTTGCGCTCGCACAGCGAGATTATGAAGTTTCTGAAGCCGTTTGCGCCGCCCCCGCCAGCACCTCCGCCAGCACCGCCGAAGCGGGGAAGGGCGGCTAAGGCGGCGGAGGCTGCGGCCGCTGCCAAGCCAGCCGCACCTGTTGGGGCCAAGGCGGCGGCTACGGTTCCTAAAGTGGCGGCATCGGCGGAGAAGGCAGCGGTCAAGGCGCCGGCCAAAGCCGTAGAAGCCAAGGGCGAGAAGCCGCCCGCGAAAGCAGAGACGAAGGTCCAGGGAAAGAAGAGCGTAGCCAAGAAGAAGCCGGGGGCGCATCCTGCCAAGAAAGCGGCGAAAAAAGCGGGGAAGAGGAAGTAG